Proteins from a single region of Salinibacter grassmerensis:
- a CDS encoding L-lactate dehydrogenase yields the protein MIQRRTVGIVGTGNVGTAAAYAMFNQSLASEILLLDQDTRRAEGEAMDLMHGQQLVGGITCRAVEYSALSNAQIIVLSAGASQQSPDETRLDLLQRNAKIFREIIIQLDKHAPNAILVVATNPVDVLTYICQEMSSRPNRRILGTGTLLDTARFRALLGRHYGVDPRSVHAYILGEHGDSEVPIWSNATIGGQEIHGETVLGKEWDEGTMQSIFEQARDAAYEIIDRKGHTDTAIGLVIARIVRAVLEDQQNVLPVSTRTDGAYGIDDVCLSVPCVVGLEGMEKRVDPEFSDGEREALRESAQALRESRADLKVGT from the coding sequence ATGATTCAGCGACGCACCGTCGGCATCGTTGGCACCGGCAACGTCGGCACCGCGGCCGCCTATGCCATGTTCAACCAGAGCCTCGCCAGTGAAATCCTGCTCCTCGACCAGGACACCCGCCGGGCCGAGGGGGAGGCCATGGACCTCATGCACGGCCAGCAACTGGTGGGAGGCATCACGTGCCGCGCGGTCGAGTACTCGGCCCTCAGCAACGCCCAGATCATTGTCCTCTCGGCGGGGGCGAGTCAGCAATCGCCGGACGAGACGCGTCTCGATCTGCTACAGCGCAACGCGAAGATCTTCCGCGAGATCATCATCCAGCTCGACAAGCACGCGCCGAACGCGATCCTCGTGGTGGCGACGAATCCCGTCGACGTGCTCACCTACATCTGCCAGGAGATGAGCAGCCGGCCAAACCGACGCATCCTGGGCACCGGCACGCTGCTGGACACGGCCCGCTTCCGGGCGCTACTGGGGCGGCACTACGGGGTGGATCCCCGCTCGGTGCACGCGTACATTCTTGGGGAGCACGGTGATTCCGAGGTCCCCATCTGGAGCAACGCCACAATTGGGGGGCAAGAGATCCACGGAGAGACCGTGTTGGGGAAGGAGTGGGACGAAGGGACGATGCAGTCGATTTTCGAGCAGGCGCGCGACGCAGCCTACGAAATTATCGACCGGAAGGGCCATACAGACACCGCCATTGGCCTGGTCATCGCCCGCATCGTCCGCGCCGTGCTTGAGGATCAGCAGAACGTGCTGCCCGTCAGCACACGGACCGACGGTGCGTACGGCATCGATGACGTGTGCCTGAGCGTCCCGTGCGTCGTGGGACTGGAGGGCATGGAGAAGCGTGTGGACCCGGAGTTCAGCGACGGGGAGCGAGAGGCCCTCCGCGAATCCGCTCAAGCCCTCCGCGAGAGCCGTGCCGATCTAAAGGTGGGGACGTAG
- the ispG gene encoding flavodoxin-dependent (E)-4-hydroxy-3-methylbut-2-enyl-diphosphate synthase, translating into MERPRRSSRPVQVGDVQIGGEAPISVQTMTVSKTHEVETTLEEIERVADAGADVVRVAVPRPEDADALKDIVQGAPVPVVADIHFNYQYALKAIEAGIDKVRINPGNIGKREWEREVLEAAKEAGVPIRIGVNSGSLEEDILDKHGYPKPQALFESAMRHVEVCRRNDFEDIVISVKHSDPYMMIQAYRKVAEETNYPLHLGVTESGTLDTGTVKSSIGIGSLLADGIGDTIRVSLAADPVEEVKVGHRILKSLGIGRPGVNIIACPTCGRLVGDLFTVVEEVEQAVAERGFDKNLDVALMGCAVNGPGEAEGADLGVSLGRGRAHFFKHGEVVDTVPEDEIVDTVLEAIENWDEEDEAGNDEPAAATTGDGAPTDDEAAADEDASEASGVTKPDLPTS; encoded by the coding sequence ATGGAACGTCCTCGTCGCTCATCCCGCCCCGTCCAGGTTGGTGATGTCCAAATCGGAGGAGAAGCGCCGATCTCTGTACAAACCATGACCGTCTCGAAGACGCACGAGGTGGAGACGACCCTCGAAGAAATTGAGCGGGTGGCGGACGCGGGCGCCGACGTGGTGCGCGTGGCCGTGCCCCGTCCCGAAGACGCCGACGCACTGAAAGACATCGTGCAGGGCGCGCCCGTGCCCGTCGTGGCCGACATTCACTTCAACTACCAGTACGCCCTCAAGGCCATCGAGGCGGGCATCGACAAGGTGCGCATCAACCCCGGCAACATTGGCAAGCGCGAGTGGGAGCGCGAGGTGCTGGAGGCCGCGAAGGAGGCCGGCGTTCCGATCCGGATTGGCGTCAACTCCGGGTCTCTGGAAGAAGATATTCTCGACAAGCACGGCTACCCAAAGCCGCAGGCCCTCTTCGAGAGTGCCATGCGCCACGTGGAGGTCTGCAGGCGCAACGACTTCGAAGACATCGTGATCTCGGTGAAGCACTCCGATCCCTACATGATGATTCAGGCCTACCGCAAGGTGGCCGAGGAGACGAACTACCCGCTGCATCTGGGGGTGACGGAGAGCGGCACGCTCGACACCGGCACGGTCAAGAGCTCGATCGGGATTGGGTCGCTGCTGGCCGACGGCATCGGCGATACGATTCGCGTCTCCCTGGCTGCCGATCCGGTGGAGGAGGTGAAAGTGGGACACCGCATCCTCAAGTCGCTGGGGATCGGGCGGCCCGGCGTCAACATCATCGCGTGCCCCACTTGCGGGCGGCTCGTGGGCGACCTCTTCACCGTCGTGGAGGAAGTAGAGCAGGCCGTCGCGGAGCGGGGCTTCGACAAGAACCTTGACGTGGCCCTGATGGGCTGCGCCGTTAATGGCCCTGGGGAGGCCGAAGGGGCCGACCTCGGCGTCTCTCTGGGACGAGGCCGCGCCCACTTCTTCAAGCACGGCGAGGTGGTGGACACGGTCCCGGAGGACGAGATCGTGGACACCGTCCTGGAGGCCATCGAAAACTGGGACGAGGAGGACGAGGCGGGCAACGACGAGCCTGCCGCGGCCACCACTGGGGACGGCGCCCCCACCGACGACGAGGCCGCCGCGGATGAGGACGCCTCGGAAGCGTCGGGCGTGACCAAGCCGGACCTCCCGACGTCGTAG
- a CDS encoding rhomboid family protein, with amino-acid sequence MYDFKTWYYQQPSALRTIITINVVVWVALQFLNLWSTGLFFVRSHLALHPVFPDILLEPWQLVTYSFMHTGLFHIGINMLLLFWVGREFERMQGSEQFWSVYLTTAVGGALICLLLSPIAPGISGGMQGGQSIPVLGASASVLGVLTTVAILYPYKQIRLLFFGVVPLLWVVVGFLAIDALMALRPGGNTAVAAHWGGALTGFLYAKNQQGALGTLPGIGVLFRGRSSRRSGSGLVARVTGWFQSSSSSSSDPAPTQRPGDTNGASGTSAGHTKEVDRILDKISEEGYDALSEEEKRILYEASES; translated from the coding sequence GTGTACGACTTCAAGACGTGGTACTACCAGCAGCCGTCGGCGCTGCGCACCATCATCACAATCAACGTGGTGGTGTGGGTGGCCCTGCAGTTTCTGAACCTGTGGAGCACCGGGCTCTTTTTCGTCCGGTCGCACTTGGCGCTGCACCCGGTGTTTCCGGACATCCTGCTGGAGCCCTGGCAGCTGGTGACGTACAGCTTCATGCACACCGGGCTGTTCCATATCGGGATCAACATGCTTCTGCTCTTCTGGGTGGGGCGCGAATTTGAGCGGATGCAGGGGTCGGAGCAGTTCTGGAGCGTGTACCTCACGACGGCCGTCGGCGGCGCGCTCATCTGTCTGCTCCTGAGCCCGATCGCGCCCGGCATTTCGGGCGGGATGCAGGGCGGACAGAGCATTCCGGTGCTGGGGGCCTCTGCCTCGGTGCTCGGCGTGCTGACGACCGTGGCGATTCTGTACCCGTACAAACAGATCCGACTGCTCTTCTTCGGGGTCGTGCCCCTGCTGTGGGTCGTCGTCGGGTTTCTCGCCATCGACGCGCTGATGGCGCTGCGCCCCGGCGGCAACACGGCCGTCGCGGCCCACTGGGGCGGCGCCCTCACCGGCTTCCTCTACGCCAAGAATCAACAGGGTGCCCTCGGGACGCTCCCGGGAATCGGCGTTCTGTTTCGGGGCCGCTCCTCCCGCCGCTCCGGCTCCGGACTGGTGGCCCGTGTCACGGGCTGGTTTCAGTCCTCGTCTTCCTCTTCCTCGGACCCCGCCCCCACTCAGCGTCCCGGCGACACCAATGGGGCCTCGGGCACGTCCGCCGGCCACACCAAAGAGGTCGACCGCATCCTCGACAAAATCAGTGAGGAGGGATACGATGCGCTCAGTGAGGAGGAAAAGCGGATCCTGTACGAGGCCAGCGAGTCCTGA
- a CDS encoding rhomboid family intramembrane serine protease: MPRRTQYRPPTRVSMMPPVIKNLLILNGLFFLAQFVAAETLPPSSMLASVLNLMPLYPPGTAGPDFWPWQLVSYGFLHGSFGHLFFNMFALWMFGVQVENRWGSQRFVFFYFACVIGAALTHLAFVSAAIPTVGASGGVYGILLAFGMMFPNQPIYIWFLFPIKAKWLVAGFGALELYSAVTGTQAGVANFAHLGGMVIGFLLIQYWRGKLPMQPDRVMRW, encoded by the coding sequence ATGCCGCGACGCACTCAGTACCGGCCGCCCACGCGGGTCTCGATGATGCCGCCGGTGATTAAGAACCTTCTCATCCTCAACGGCCTGTTCTTCCTGGCCCAGTTTGTGGCGGCCGAGACGCTGCCGCCATCCTCGATGCTGGCGAGCGTGCTGAATCTCATGCCGCTCTACCCACCCGGCACCGCCGGTCCCGACTTTTGGCCCTGGCAGCTGGTGTCCTACGGCTTCCTACATGGGAGCTTTGGCCACTTGTTCTTCAATATGTTTGCCCTTTGGATGTTTGGGGTTCAGGTCGAGAATCGATGGGGCTCCCAGCGGTTCGTATTTTTCTACTTCGCGTGCGTCATCGGCGCTGCCCTCACGCACCTCGCGTTCGTGAGCGCGGCCATCCCGACGGTGGGGGCCTCGGGCGGGGTGTACGGTATCCTTCTGGCCTTCGGCATGATGTTTCCGAATCAGCCGATCTACATCTGGTTTCTGTTTCCAATCAAGGCCAAATGGCTCGTCGCCGGGTTTGGGGCGCTGGAGCTCTACTCGGCGGTCACGGGCACGCAGGCGGGGGTGGCCAACTTTGCGCACCTCGGCGGCATGGTGATTGGCTTTCTCCTCATTCAGTACTGGCGGGGCAAGCTGCCGATGCAGCCGGACCGCGTGATGCGGTGGTAG
- a CDS encoding UDP-2,3-diacylglucosamine diphosphatase: MVLFVSDMHFGRGARSTERTKEAALVECLKAHASDIDHLYLLGDVFDGYIEYRHLVPKGFVRFQGLLARWTDRGIPVTYLLGNHDPWHQDHFSEELGVTLVPESVEATHFGRRLHLAHGDGLVATDPPRSWVRALFRHPVPVWLYRSLLPADIGLGLARWVSRRLHDPDEEDAATPARLRTQAHGLLRHETLDGVVLGHGHVPVLDRGPDGVYLNTGNWYERRTFARLDEGGLHLQRWNGTRAQGIESVPL; the protein is encoded by the coding sequence GTGGTCCTCTTTGTTTCCGATATGCACTTTGGGCGCGGGGCCCGCTCGACAGAGCGAACGAAGGAGGCGGCGCTCGTCGAGTGTCTGAAGGCCCACGCCTCAGACATCGACCATCTGTACTTGCTCGGGGACGTGTTCGACGGGTACATCGAATATCGCCACCTCGTCCCGAAAGGGTTCGTCCGGTTTCAGGGCCTGCTCGCGCGCTGGACCGATCGGGGAATTCCGGTGACGTACCTGCTCGGCAACCACGACCCGTGGCACCAGGACCACTTCTCGGAGGAACTGGGGGTTACGCTCGTTCCCGAATCGGTCGAGGCCACGCACTTCGGGCGACGCCTCCACCTCGCGCACGGAGACGGCCTTGTGGCGACCGACCCGCCGCGCTCCTGGGTGCGGGCCCTGTTCCGCCACCCGGTGCCGGTGTGGCTCTACCGGTCGCTGTTGCCTGCAGACATCGGGCTTGGCCTTGCCCGCTGGGTGAGCCGGCGGCTCCATGATCCGGACGAGGAGGACGCGGCCACGCCTGCACGCCTTCGAACGCAGGCCCACGGGCTCCTCCGGCACGAGACGCTAGACGGGGTCGTCCTGGGACACGGCCACGTGCCGGTCCTGGACCGGGGCCCGGACGGGGTGTATCTCAACACCGGCAACTGGTACGAACGACGGACCTTTGCCCGTTTGGACGAAGGGGGGCTGCACCTCCAGCGCTGGAACGGCACGCGCGCTCAGGGCATTGAATCCGTTCCGCTGTGA
- a CDS encoding penicillin-binding protein 1A — protein sequence MSEWSYSDEELDQYFRDRSAREDNRSGGGPSGDEGNGHERPTTGVRGFFHRHISDPWMAQAAAVLSVLTGLLVMGMLAAGTYVWTLTDDIPSTERLEDPTMQLATIAYTADGEELARYARQNRSWAPYDSISSHVTDALIATEDRRFYRHWGVDPKAIMAAVADILTGGFRGASTITQQLARNLYNEEVGRAVTIPRKVREMVTAVELERRYTKREILEMYLNTVSFGGNVYGIESAARTYFGRRAAQLDPLQAATLVGMLRATSYYNPVRNPQNAKQRRNVVLRLMQEQGAIGAAYYREHVDDPVRADYHSSRLSASLAPYFAEHVRTTLSDWATNEKYSDHPLHGRDIYGDGLRVYTTLDSKLQKLARASVKHNMTALQKVVGYQWSEPSPGLYSSSLADYRSLTPGEDYEPFAHFWESNPEVLDDFIRQTTRYDTLRARGMGPKAAVDRLRGAPSFLDSLKTTKSRLGAGLISLDPRNGHVKVWIGGRDFETEKYDKVGIARRQPGSTFKPFTYTAAIDNGYSPYDTLLDSTFTWEDAGADTTWSPQNYNGESSGEMLTLSQGLANSKNTITARLALDLNPQTVTTYARRMGIPEETLRAVPSIALGTSNVRLLDMAAGYSTLANGGLYNEPVAITRVEDRYGNVLWEASPSPREALSERTAYTVVDMMRGVIDYGTGVRIRTQFDLGEYDLGGKTGTTDRAADTWFMLMHPELVSGSWVGFEDQRLTFRTGFWGQGAHTALFLVGDYYRRITEADEVSLAETSFPLVQGYGAPEDTTGSQNGGRVGW from the coding sequence ATGTCTGAGTGGTCCTATTCCGACGAGGAGCTCGATCAGTACTTTCGCGACCGGTCCGCTCGAGAAGATAATCGTTCAGGGGGCGGCCCATCGGGGGACGAAGGGAACGGCCACGAGCGCCCGACCACCGGTGTCCGTGGCTTCTTTCACCGTCACATCTCGGACCCGTGGATGGCGCAGGCCGCCGCCGTGCTCTCCGTCCTCACGGGACTGTTGGTAATGGGGATGCTCGCGGCAGGAACGTACGTCTGGACCCTGACCGACGACATCCCGTCGACCGAGCGCCTGGAAGACCCCACCATGCAGCTGGCCACCATCGCCTACACGGCCGACGGAGAAGAACTGGCCCGGTACGCCCGACAGAACCGCTCGTGGGCTCCCTACGACAGCATCTCGTCCCACGTTACCGACGCGCTCATCGCGACCGAGGACCGGCGGTTTTACCGGCACTGGGGCGTGGACCCGAAGGCCATCATGGCCGCGGTGGCCGACATCTTAACCGGGGGCTTCCGGGGGGCGTCGACCATCACGCAGCAACTCGCGCGCAACCTGTACAACGAGGAGGTGGGACGGGCCGTCACCATCCCGCGAAAGGTCCGAGAAATGGTGACCGCCGTGGAGCTCGAGCGGCGCTACACGAAGCGGGAGATTCTGGAGATGTACCTCAATACCGTGAGCTTTGGGGGGAACGTATACGGCATCGAGTCCGCGGCCCGGACGTATTTTGGCCGGCGCGCCGCGCAGCTTGATCCCCTTCAGGCCGCCACCCTGGTGGGCATGCTGCGGGCGACCTCCTACTACAACCCAGTCCGAAACCCGCAAAACGCGAAGCAACGGCGCAACGTGGTCCTGCGGCTGATGCAGGAGCAGGGCGCCATCGGCGCTGCCTACTACCGCGAACACGTCGACGACCCGGTGCGGGCCGACTACCACTCCTCGCGCCTCTCTGCGAGCCTCGCTCCGTACTTTGCCGAGCACGTGCGCACCACCCTGTCGGACTGGGCCACGAACGAGAAATACAGCGACCACCCCCTCCACGGCCGCGACATCTACGGCGACGGGCTGCGGGTGTACACGACCCTCGACTCCAAGCTGCAAAAGCTGGCCCGAGCATCGGTCAAGCACAACATGACCGCGCTCCAGAAGGTGGTGGGCTACCAGTGGAGCGAGCCCTCGCCCGGGCTCTACAGCAGCTCGCTGGCGGACTACCGGTCGCTGACGCCGGGCGAAGACTACGAGCCGTTCGCCCACTTTTGGGAGTCGAACCCTGAGGTCCTAGACGACTTCATCCGCCAGACGACCCGCTACGACACGCTGCGGGCCCGCGGGATGGGGCCAAAGGCGGCGGTGGACCGGCTTCGTGGCGCCCCGTCGTTCCTCGACTCGCTGAAGACAACGAAGAGTCGACTGGGGGCGGGCCTCATCTCCCTCGACCCCCGGAACGGGCACGTGAAGGTGTGGATCGGGGGACGCGACTTTGAGACCGAGAAGTACGACAAGGTCGGCATTGCCCGGCGCCAGCCGGGATCGACGTTCAAACCGTTCACCTACACCGCCGCCATCGACAACGGCTACTCCCCCTACGACACGCTTCTGGACAGCACGTTTACCTGGGAGGACGCGGGGGCGGACACGACATGGTCGCCCCAGAACTACAACGGAGAGTCCTCCGGGGAGATGCTGACCCTGAGCCAGGGGCTGGCCAATTCCAAAAACACGATCACGGCCCGGCTCGCGCTCGACCTGAATCCGCAGACGGTCACCACGTACGCACGCCGAATGGGCATTCCGGAAGAAACCCTGAGGGCGGTTCCGTCCATTGCACTCGGCACCAGCAACGTGCGGCTGCTCGACATGGCTGCGGGCTACAGCACCCTGGCAAATGGAGGGCTCTACAACGAGCCGGTAGCGATTACTCGGGTGGAGGATCGGTACGGCAATGTTCTTTGGGAGGCCTCCCCGAGTCCGCGGGAGGCCCTTTCCGAGCGCACGGCCTACACGGTCGTCGACATGATGCGCGGGGTAATCGATTATGGCACCGGCGTGCGGATCCGCACGCAGTTCGACCTTGGGGAGTACGACCTGGGCGGGAAAACGGGAACCACCGACCGGGCGGCGGACACGTGGTTTATGCTCATGCACCCCGAGCTGGTGAGCGGCTCCTGGGTGGGCTTTGAGGACCAGCGACTGACCTTCCGAACGGGCTTCTGGGGGCAGGGGGCCCACACCGCGCTGTTCCTCGTCGGCGACTACTACCGGCGCATAACCGAGGCGGACGAGGTGTCGCTCGCGGAAACGTCCTTCCCGCTCGTGCAGGGATACGGCGCCCCGGAAGACACGACCGGCAGCCAGAACGGCGGGCGCGTCGGGTGGTAG